In Carassius gibelio isolate Cgi1373 ecotype wild population from Czech Republic chromosome B17, carGib1.2-hapl.c, whole genome shotgun sequence, a single window of DNA contains:
- the spata7 gene encoding spermatogenesis-associated protein 7, with protein MDTKPGYSLGSSGKLMNQYMVKDHMLSHYKKLYSARAVVDCSVPKSMHSNVKYVDQKRREQLRKDTLSQSGRSTSQRSTRINSRTSCTSKNSRPSVQGEDSAYHYLDQSLVSSPRISTSFHSKQIVYPSPASHFPSASELTYRSPNPHWHPADPSCATSPGQREHRSFQDPTQKTYSGDVLLKHAHRFTQEKPFTPRTLKTDHKSTLLQYRYYTPPRRKAEEKSSCKVMRQETYHGSTRSKRGYSPQLESRQPFTLDHEWSDEETDSFRHHGKTSRFKDSDFLLSSSRISPEGMRSPIMRKVSAEEEELMYLEFITDVTNEILTQGLYSDRVLKRVFERHIDMNRHRLDENKMRQLLDNLQEDLRSPPAAPITSYSPVIRQTLQSDDGDDLLHKEFREDVSPAVESSPVNHSRAGLEDCNEGSEISLNDDGYLNPRNNAEVSEQVDELGEIMAESLSVSEPHQQVFEQEQTRGDISDDEF; from the exons ATGGACACTAAACCAG GTTACAGTCTTGGCTCATCTGGCAAACTGATGAATCAGTACATGGTTAAAGACCACATGTTGTCACATTACAAAAAGCTGTATTCAGCCAGAG ctgTTGTGGATTGTTCAGTGCCTAAAAGCATGCATAGCAATGTCAAAT atgTTGATCAAAAGCGGCGTGAGCAATTAAGGAAAGACACTCTGAGTCAATCAGGAAGATCTACTTCCCAGAGGAGCACTAGGATAAACTCAAGAACTTCCTGTACTTCTAAGAAT AGCAGACCCTCTGTTCAGGGTGAGGACAGTGCTTATCATTACCTGGACCAATCTCTGGTGTCTTCACCCAGGATTAGCACCTCATTCCACTCCAAACAAATCGTATATCCGTCCCCTGCGAGTCATTTCCCATCCGCCTCGGAGCTGACTTACAGAAGCCCAAACCCTCATTGGCATCCCGCGGATCCGTCCTGTGCCACGTCCCCCGGTCAGAGAGAACACCGAAGCTTTCAGGATCCCACACAGAAGACCTACAGTGGAGACGTTCTGCTGAAACACGCTCATCGCTTCACTCAGGAGAAACCCTTCACCCCGAGAACGCTCAAAACAGACCACAAGTCCACGCTCTTACAATACCGCTATTACACTCCTCCGCGAAGGAAAGCTGAGGAGAAGTCCTCCTGTAAAGTCATGCGACAGGAGACGTACCACGGGAG CACAAGGTCCAAACGAGGTTATTCTCCACAGCTCGAGTCACGCCAG CCATTTACTCTTGATCATGAGTGGTCGGATGAAGAAACGGATTCATTTAGACATCACGGCAAGACCAGCAGGTTTAAGGACAGTGATTTTCTTCTCTCATCCTCCAG GATTTCACCAGAAGGCATGAGGTCTCCCATAATGAGAAAAGTTTCAGCAGA GGAGGAGGAATTAATGTACCTGGAGTTCATTACAGACGTGACGAATGAGATCTTAACACAAGGCCTTTACTCTGACAG GGTACTGAAGAGAGTTTTTGAACGTCACATTGATATGAACAGACATCGATTAGATGAG AACAAAATGCGACAACTTCTAGACAATCTGCAGGAGGATCTGCGAAGTCCCCCTGCCGCCCCCATCACATCGTACAGTCCTGTCATCCGTCAGACGCTGCAGTCAGATGATGGTGATGATCTGCTTCATAAAGAGTTTCGCGAGGACGTCTCTCCTGCTGTGGAGTCCTCTCCTGTGAACCACAGTCGAGCCGGTCTAGAGGACTGTAATGAAGGCAGCGAGATCTCCCTGAATGATGACGGATATCTCAATCCCAGAAACAACGCTGAGGTGTCCGAGCAGGTTGATGAACTTGGGGAAATCATGGCGGAGTCTTTAAGTGTGTCTGAACCTCATCAGCAAGTGTTTGAACAAGAGCAGACGAGAGGAGACATCAGTGATGATGAGTTTTAA
- the LOC127976358 gene encoding tyrosine-protein phosphatase non-receptor type 21 isoform X1: MPLPFGLKLKRTRRYTVSSKSCLVTRIQLLNGEYVEFTLSVESTGQECLEAVAQRLELREITYFSLWYYNKQNQPRWIDLEKPLKKQLDKYGLEPTVYFGVVFYVSSVTQLQQEITRYQYYLQLKKDVLEGKIPCSIEQAIHLASLAVQADLGDFNRYDSQEFLQKIVLFPMSWIQDERVVEEATQKVTVLYQNYRGLSAPEAELLYMQEVEKMEGYGEESVQAKDAQSMDVIIGSCLDGILVKHKNGKAPLIFRWNDINNMTHNKSFFALELANKEDTIQFQTEDMETSKYVCRMWLARHKFYKINNSSLELSDGPNSEGSQRSILSLSFPRFPILSRPSVPVDKGQTQPAPVNTVRRRSSTRMSLPKPQPYMMPPQMHFNGHYTEPYTSSQDNLYINNQNGFYYHSQTSLDRSPHEYNGRIRNGSVYSAQSTSSLNNPQHYLQPSPMSSNPSITGSDLMRPDYVPSHRHSALIPPSYRATPDYESVMRQKNHGMIPPAERQSHSMRNLNIGNSYAYSRPDPLVYSQPEIREHGTGQYPFHLNYSFHSPSPYPYPTERRPVVGAVSVPELTNVQQAQEYPPPNIIRNQVYWPPPPYPYPHPRPANSTPDLSRHLYVSSSNPDLITRRVHHSVQTFQEDSLPVAHSLQEVSEPLVTTRRPHMHKRNSIEIAGLAYGLENMRLKERKASASSAETPPPVAQVMPSAASGSDINVVLEVTKPEDAVIKEDAIYGHKKSLSDATMLVHSSGEEEEFEDDGGRHTPQSQDAVGGPEHHMTPMGRPLVDPPAYPFSHSMETVLTAPLGYQPHPIIRKPEDIGQLPPLREPGHMVPSVSEGDLSGQGRFRQKKDVFKRPVSDVPPARRNIDGLPPAGMKKGRSEVKKVGPLKMAALNGLTLSRMPLPDEGKDDPENSSNDERCKILEQRMEQGMVFTEYEQVPKKRPNCECTIALMPENSDRNRFQDVLPYDDTRVELVPTKENNTGYINASHIRVTVRGKEWSYIASQGPLSSTCQDFWQMVWEQGVSIIAMVTAEEEGGREKSFRYWPRLGSRHNTVTYGRFKITTRFRTDSGCYATTGLKIKHLLTGQERTVWHLQYTDWPDHGCPEDFKGFLSYLEEIQSVRRHTNSSSDPKNTNLPVLVHCSAGVGRTGVVILSEIMIACLEHNEMLDVPTVLNLLRQQRMMMVQTLSQYSFIYKVLIQFLRNSRLI; the protein is encoded by the exons ATGCCCCTTCCGTTCGGATTAAAGCTCAAGAGAACCAGAAGATACACGGTGTCCAGCAAGAGCTGCCTGGTGACCCGCATACAGCTGCTCAACGGCGAATATGTGGAGTTCACGCTTTCGGTGGAAAGCACGGGACAGGAATGTCTTGAGGCAGTCGCGCAGAGACTCGAGTTACGAGAG ATAACGTATTTCAGCCTCTGGTACTACAACAAACAAAACCAGCCGAGATGGATTGATCTGGAGAAGCCGCTGAAGAAACAGCTGGACAAGTACGGACTGGAGCCGACCGTTTACTTTGGAGTGGTGTTCTACGTGTCGTCTGTTACACAGTTACAACAAGAGATAACCAG ATATCAGTATTATCTCCAGCTGAAGAAAGATGTTCTGGAGGGGAAGATCCCGTGCTCCATTGAGCAAGCCATTCATTTGGCCAGCTTGGCTGTACAAG CTGACCTTGGAGACTTCAATCGATATGACTCCCAGGAATTCCTTCAAAAAATTGTGCTTTTTCCAATG TCGTGGATCCAGGACGAGAGGGTTGTGGAAGAGGCCACCCAGAAAGTCACCGTGCTTTATCAGAACTACCG AGGTCTGTCCGCACCGGAGGCGGAGTTACTCTACATGCAGGAGGTGGAGAAGATGGAGGGCTACGGGGAGGAGAGTGTCCAAGCGAAG GATGCTCAGAGCATGGATGTGATTATCGGCTCTTGTCTGGACGGGATTTTAGTCAAGCACAAAAATGGGAAAGCACCTTTAATTTTTAG GTggaatgatattaataatatgacTCATAATAAGTCTTTCTTTGCCCTGGAGCTTGCCAACAAAGAAGATACAATCCAGTTCCAGACC GAGGACATGGAGACGTCCAAATATGTGTGCAGAATGTGGCTGGCGCGGCACAAGTTTTACAAAATTAACAACAGcagtct AGAGCTGTCTGACGGCCCAAACTCTGAGGGCTCCCAGAGGTCCatactttctctttcttttcctcgTTTTCCAATCCTCTCTCGTCCCTCTGTTCCTGTTGACAAGGG aCAAACTCAGCCCGCTCCAGTAAACACAGTGAGGCGACGGTCCTCGACGAGAATGTCTCTG CCAAAACCTCAACCCTACATGATGCCACCTCAGATGCATTTTAACGGCCATTACACTGAACCCTACACCTCTTCACAAG ACAATCTCTACATCAACAACCAGAACGGTTTCTACTACCATTCCCAGACCAGTCTGGACCGCTCTCCGCACGAGTACAACGGCCGGATCCGTAACGGCAGCGTTTACAGCGCACAGAGCACCAGCTCCCTCAACAACCCTCAGCACTACCTACAGCCCTCGCCCATGTCCTCCAACCCCAGCATCACAGGAAGTGACCTCATGCGGCCCGACTACGTGCCTTCCCACCGGCACAGCGCCCTGATCCCGCCGTCCTACCGCGCTACGCCTGATTACGAGAGCGTCATGAGGCAGAAGAACCACGGGATGATCCCGCCAGCCGAGCGCCAGAGCCACTCCATGAGGAACCTGAACATTGGGAACTCGTACGCCTACAGCCGCCCCGACCCGCTCGTGTACAGCCAGCCGGAGATTCGGGAGCACGGCACGGGCCAGTACCCCTTCCACCTCAACTACAGCTTCCACAGCCCCTCCCCGTACCCCTATCCCACCGAGAGACGGCCTGTCGTAGGAGCCGTCAGCGTCCCCGAGCTCACCAACGTCCAGCAGGCGCAGGAATATCCTCCTCCCAACATCATCAGGAATCAGGTCTACTGGCCGCCTCCGCCGTATCCCTATCCTCACCCTCGACCTGCTAACAGCACCCCGGACCTGTCCCGCCATCTCTACGTCAGCAGCAGTAACCCGGATCTGATCACGCGCCGCGTCCATCACTCGGTGCAGACCTTCCAGGAGGACAGCCTTCCCGTGGCTCACTCGCTGCAGGAAGTGAGCGAGCCGCTCGTCACGACCCGACGGCCTCACATGCACAAACGCAACTCCATCGAGATCGCCGGGCTAGCGTACGGCCTCGAGAACATGAGGCTGAAGGAGAGGAAG GCATCTGCATCTTCGGCTGAGACCCCGCCCCCTGTTGCCCAGGTGATGCCGTCTGCAGCATCCGGCTCCGACATCAACGTCGTCCTGGAGGTGACGAAGCCAGAGGATGCTGTCATCAAGGAGGATGCCATCTACGGCCACAAAAAATCCCTGTCCGATGCCACGATGCTGGTGCACAGCAGCGGTGAAGAGGAAGAGTTTGAAGACGATGGCGGACGACACACACCTCAGTCTCAGGATGCTGTGGGCGGCCCCGAGCATCACATGACCCCGATGGGACGGCCCCTCGTAGATCCACCCGCTTATCCCTTCAGCCACAGTATGGAGACAGTCCTGACAGCCCCTCTGGGGTACCAGCCCCATCCCATCATCCGCAAACCAGAAGACATTGGGCAGCTGCCGCCCCTGCGTGAGCCCGGACACATGGTGCCTTCAGTATCAGAGGGAGATCTGAGCGGACAGGGACGCTTCAGACAGAAGAAAGACGTCTTTAAGAGACCCGTGTCTGATGTGCCACCTGCCAGAAGAAACATCGATGGTCTTCCACCGGCC GGGATGAAGAAAGGACGCTCCGAGGTCAAGAAGGTGGGTCCCCTGAAGATGGCGGCTCTCAACGGCCTGACCCTGTCCAGAATGCCTCTGCCCGATGAAGGGAAGGACGACCCGGAGAACTCGTCTAATGATGAGCGG TGTAAGATCCTGGAGCAGCGCATGGAGCAGGGGATGGTGTTCACCGAATACGAGCAGGTGCCCAAAAAGCGTCCCAACTGTGAGTGCACCATCGCTCTGATGCCCGAGAACAGCGACAGGAACCGCTTCCAGGACGTCCTGCCCTACGACGACACGCGTGTGGAGCTGGTGCCCACCAAAGAGAACAACACGGGCTACATCAACGCCTCGCACATCAGG GTTACGGTCCGAGGGAAAGAGTGGAGTTATATCGCGTCTCAGGGTCCGCTCTCCAGCACCTGCCAAGACTTCTGGCAGATGGTTTGGGAACAAGGAGTCTCCATCATCGCAATGGTTACAGCAGAGGAG GAAGGGGGTCGAGAGAAGAGTTTCCGCTACTGGCCTCGTCTGGGCTCTCGTCACAACACGGTTACATACGGGCGATTTAAGATCACCACACGCTTCCGCACAGACTCGGGGTGCTACGCCACAACGGGGCTGAAGATCAAACACCTCCTGACGGGACAGGAGCGAACCGTCTGGCACCTGCAGTACACCGACTGGCCCGACCACGGCTGCCCCGAGGACTTCAAGGGCTTTCTCT CGTACTTGGAGGAGATCCAGTCTGTGAGGCGACACACCAACAGCTCCAGCGACCCAAAGAACACAAACCTTCCCGTCCTGGTGCACTGCAGCGCAGGGGTGGGACGCACTGGTGTGGTCATCCTGTCTGAGATCATGATAGCTTGTCTGGAACATAATGAG ATGCTGGACGTCCCGACCGTTCTGAACTTGCTGCGGCAGCAACGCATGATGATGGTACAGACGCTCTCACAGTACTCCTTCATTTACAAAGTCCTCATTCAGTTCCTGAGAAACTCCAGACTGATCTGA
- the LOC127976358 gene encoding tyrosine-protein phosphatase non-receptor type 21 isoform X2 translates to MPLPFGLKLKRTRRYTVSSKSCLVTRIQLLNGEYVEFTLSVESTGQECLEAVAQRLELREITYFSLWYYNKQNQPRWIDLEKPLKKQLDKYGLEPTVYFGVVFYVSSVTQLQQEITRYQYYLQLKKDVLEGKIPCSIEQAIHLASLAVQADLGDFNRYDSQEFLQKIVLFPMSWIQDERVVEEATQKVTVLYQNYRGLSAPEAELLYMQEVEKMEGYGEESVQAKDAQSMDVIIGSCLDGILVKHKNGKAPLIFRWNDINNMTHNKSFFALELANKEDTIQFQTEDMETSKYVCRMWLARHKFYKINNSSLQTQPAPVNTVRRRSSTRMSLPKPQPYMMPPQMHFNGHYTEPYTSSQDNLYINNQNGFYYHSQTSLDRSPHEYNGRIRNGSVYSAQSTSSLNNPQHYLQPSPMSSNPSITGSDLMRPDYVPSHRHSALIPPSYRATPDYESVMRQKNHGMIPPAERQSHSMRNLNIGNSYAYSRPDPLVYSQPEIREHGTGQYPFHLNYSFHSPSPYPYPTERRPVVGAVSVPELTNVQQAQEYPPPNIIRNQVYWPPPPYPYPHPRPANSTPDLSRHLYVSSSNPDLITRRVHHSVQTFQEDSLPVAHSLQEVSEPLVTTRRPHMHKRNSIEIAGLAYGLENMRLKERKASASSAETPPPVAQVMPSAASGSDINVVLEVTKPEDAVIKEDAIYGHKKSLSDATMLVHSSGEEEEFEDDGGRHTPQSQDAVGGPEHHMTPMGRPLVDPPAYPFSHSMETVLTAPLGYQPHPIIRKPEDIGQLPPLREPGHMVPSVSEGDLSGQGRFRQKKDVFKRPVSDVPPARRNIDGLPPAGMKKGRSEVKKVGPLKMAALNGLTLSRMPLPDEGKDDPENSSNDERCKILEQRMEQGMVFTEYEQVPKKRPNCECTIALMPENSDRNRFQDVLPYDDTRVELVPTKENNTGYINASHIRVTVRGKEWSYIASQGPLSSTCQDFWQMVWEQGVSIIAMVTAEEEGGREKSFRYWPRLGSRHNTVTYGRFKITTRFRTDSGCYATTGLKIKHLLTGQERTVWHLQYTDWPDHGCPEDFKGFLSYLEEIQSVRRHTNSSSDPKNTNLPVLVHCSAGVGRTGVVILSEIMIACLEHNEMLDVPTVLNLLRQQRMMMVQTLSQYSFIYKVLIQFLRNSRLI, encoded by the exons ATGCCCCTTCCGTTCGGATTAAAGCTCAAGAGAACCAGAAGATACACGGTGTCCAGCAAGAGCTGCCTGGTGACCCGCATACAGCTGCTCAACGGCGAATATGTGGAGTTCACGCTTTCGGTGGAAAGCACGGGACAGGAATGTCTTGAGGCAGTCGCGCAGAGACTCGAGTTACGAGAG ATAACGTATTTCAGCCTCTGGTACTACAACAAACAAAACCAGCCGAGATGGATTGATCTGGAGAAGCCGCTGAAGAAACAGCTGGACAAGTACGGACTGGAGCCGACCGTTTACTTTGGAGTGGTGTTCTACGTGTCGTCTGTTACACAGTTACAACAAGAGATAACCAG ATATCAGTATTATCTCCAGCTGAAGAAAGATGTTCTGGAGGGGAAGATCCCGTGCTCCATTGAGCAAGCCATTCATTTGGCCAGCTTGGCTGTACAAG CTGACCTTGGAGACTTCAATCGATATGACTCCCAGGAATTCCTTCAAAAAATTGTGCTTTTTCCAATG TCGTGGATCCAGGACGAGAGGGTTGTGGAAGAGGCCACCCAGAAAGTCACCGTGCTTTATCAGAACTACCG AGGTCTGTCCGCACCGGAGGCGGAGTTACTCTACATGCAGGAGGTGGAGAAGATGGAGGGCTACGGGGAGGAGAGTGTCCAAGCGAAG GATGCTCAGAGCATGGATGTGATTATCGGCTCTTGTCTGGACGGGATTTTAGTCAAGCACAAAAATGGGAAAGCACCTTTAATTTTTAG GTggaatgatattaataatatgacTCATAATAAGTCTTTCTTTGCCCTGGAGCTTGCCAACAAAGAAGATACAATCCAGTTCCAGACC GAGGACATGGAGACGTCCAAATATGTGTGCAGAATGTGGCTGGCGCGGCACAAGTTTTACAAAATTAACAACAGcagtct aCAAACTCAGCCCGCTCCAGTAAACACAGTGAGGCGACGGTCCTCGACGAGAATGTCTCTG CCAAAACCTCAACCCTACATGATGCCACCTCAGATGCATTTTAACGGCCATTACACTGAACCCTACACCTCTTCACAAG ACAATCTCTACATCAACAACCAGAACGGTTTCTACTACCATTCCCAGACCAGTCTGGACCGCTCTCCGCACGAGTACAACGGCCGGATCCGTAACGGCAGCGTTTACAGCGCACAGAGCACCAGCTCCCTCAACAACCCTCAGCACTACCTACAGCCCTCGCCCATGTCCTCCAACCCCAGCATCACAGGAAGTGACCTCATGCGGCCCGACTACGTGCCTTCCCACCGGCACAGCGCCCTGATCCCGCCGTCCTACCGCGCTACGCCTGATTACGAGAGCGTCATGAGGCAGAAGAACCACGGGATGATCCCGCCAGCCGAGCGCCAGAGCCACTCCATGAGGAACCTGAACATTGGGAACTCGTACGCCTACAGCCGCCCCGACCCGCTCGTGTACAGCCAGCCGGAGATTCGGGAGCACGGCACGGGCCAGTACCCCTTCCACCTCAACTACAGCTTCCACAGCCCCTCCCCGTACCCCTATCCCACCGAGAGACGGCCTGTCGTAGGAGCCGTCAGCGTCCCCGAGCTCACCAACGTCCAGCAGGCGCAGGAATATCCTCCTCCCAACATCATCAGGAATCAGGTCTACTGGCCGCCTCCGCCGTATCCCTATCCTCACCCTCGACCTGCTAACAGCACCCCGGACCTGTCCCGCCATCTCTACGTCAGCAGCAGTAACCCGGATCTGATCACGCGCCGCGTCCATCACTCGGTGCAGACCTTCCAGGAGGACAGCCTTCCCGTGGCTCACTCGCTGCAGGAAGTGAGCGAGCCGCTCGTCACGACCCGACGGCCTCACATGCACAAACGCAACTCCATCGAGATCGCCGGGCTAGCGTACGGCCTCGAGAACATGAGGCTGAAGGAGAGGAAG GCATCTGCATCTTCGGCTGAGACCCCGCCCCCTGTTGCCCAGGTGATGCCGTCTGCAGCATCCGGCTCCGACATCAACGTCGTCCTGGAGGTGACGAAGCCAGAGGATGCTGTCATCAAGGAGGATGCCATCTACGGCCACAAAAAATCCCTGTCCGATGCCACGATGCTGGTGCACAGCAGCGGTGAAGAGGAAGAGTTTGAAGACGATGGCGGACGACACACACCTCAGTCTCAGGATGCTGTGGGCGGCCCCGAGCATCACATGACCCCGATGGGACGGCCCCTCGTAGATCCACCCGCTTATCCCTTCAGCCACAGTATGGAGACAGTCCTGACAGCCCCTCTGGGGTACCAGCCCCATCCCATCATCCGCAAACCAGAAGACATTGGGCAGCTGCCGCCCCTGCGTGAGCCCGGACACATGGTGCCTTCAGTATCAGAGGGAGATCTGAGCGGACAGGGACGCTTCAGACAGAAGAAAGACGTCTTTAAGAGACCCGTGTCTGATGTGCCACCTGCCAGAAGAAACATCGATGGTCTTCCACCGGCC GGGATGAAGAAAGGACGCTCCGAGGTCAAGAAGGTGGGTCCCCTGAAGATGGCGGCTCTCAACGGCCTGACCCTGTCCAGAATGCCTCTGCCCGATGAAGGGAAGGACGACCCGGAGAACTCGTCTAATGATGAGCGG TGTAAGATCCTGGAGCAGCGCATGGAGCAGGGGATGGTGTTCACCGAATACGAGCAGGTGCCCAAAAAGCGTCCCAACTGTGAGTGCACCATCGCTCTGATGCCCGAGAACAGCGACAGGAACCGCTTCCAGGACGTCCTGCCCTACGACGACACGCGTGTGGAGCTGGTGCCCACCAAAGAGAACAACACGGGCTACATCAACGCCTCGCACATCAGG GTTACGGTCCGAGGGAAAGAGTGGAGTTATATCGCGTCTCAGGGTCCGCTCTCCAGCACCTGCCAAGACTTCTGGCAGATGGTTTGGGAACAAGGAGTCTCCATCATCGCAATGGTTACAGCAGAGGAG GAAGGGGGTCGAGAGAAGAGTTTCCGCTACTGGCCTCGTCTGGGCTCTCGTCACAACACGGTTACATACGGGCGATTTAAGATCACCACACGCTTCCGCACAGACTCGGGGTGCTACGCCACAACGGGGCTGAAGATCAAACACCTCCTGACGGGACAGGAGCGAACCGTCTGGCACCTGCAGTACACCGACTGGCCCGACCACGGCTGCCCCGAGGACTTCAAGGGCTTTCTCT CGTACTTGGAGGAGATCCAGTCTGTGAGGCGACACACCAACAGCTCCAGCGACCCAAAGAACACAAACCTTCCCGTCCTGGTGCACTGCAGCGCAGGGGTGGGACGCACTGGTGTGGTCATCCTGTCTGAGATCATGATAGCTTGTCTGGAACATAATGAG ATGCTGGACGTCCCGACCGTTCTGAACTTGCTGCGGCAGCAACGCATGATGATGGTACAGACGCTCTCACAGTACTCCTTCATTTACAAAGTCCTCATTCAGTTCCTGAGAAACTCCAGACTGATCTGA